The following proteins are encoded in a genomic region of Zea mays cultivar B73 chromosome 9, Zm-B73-REFERENCE-NAM-5.0, whole genome shotgun sequence:
- the LOC103638218 gene encoding protein NSP-INTERACTING KINASE 2 yields the protein MQLKKMHQEKQLDTLVDKGLGSKYDRIKLEEMVQVGLLCTQFFPGHRTKMSEVVRMLEGDGLAKRWEASQHTKESHKFKVPNFSFSRCHSESLT from the exons ATGCAG CTGAAGAAGATGCACCAAGAAAAGCAGCTGGACACACTTGTCGACAAGGGCCTAGGGAGCAAATATGACCGCATTAAGCTAGAGGAGATGGTGCAAGTGGGGCTTCTATGTACCCAGTTCTTCCCTGGTCACAGGACCAAGATGTCAGAAGTGGTCAGGATGCTGGAGGGCGATGGGCTTGCAAAGCGGTGGGAGGCATCACAACACACAAAAGAGTCACACAAATTCAAGGTGCCCAATTTTTCCTTCAGTCGCTGCCACTCTGAGTCTCTGACCTGA